A window of the Teredinibacter franksiae genome harbors these coding sequences:
- a CDS encoding DUF3465 domain-containing protein: MKGSRHQKFILRLDSGHTLLVAHNIDLAPRLDSLAELDLVKFYGEYEWNLKGGVIHWTHHDQNNRHMAGGLRHKGRKCD; this comes from the coding sequence GTGAAAGGTAGTCGGCATCAGAAATTCATTCTACGCCTAGACAGCGGTCATACACTACTAGTCGCCCATAATATCGATTTGGCTCCTCGGCTAGATTCGTTAGCCGAGTTAGATTTAGTTAAGTTTTATGGGGAGTACGAGTGGAATTTGAAAGGTGGTGTAATCCATTGGACTCACCACGACCAAAATAATAGGCATATGGCGGGTGGGCTGCGGCACAAGGGTAGAAAGTGCGACTAA
- a CDS encoding GNAT family N-acetyltransferase, protein MGKAGMCVKLELANSADAQAIDDLLNLAYRGGKGWTTESAFVEGNRSVVSDVKLSIEASLFFVVKNQNEIVGCICLDQKDGDVYIGSFAVHPDHQSIGLGASILKAAERYAIDRLKPTRFIMLVVSVRTELIAFYTRLGYEQTGDTLEYPLHLNVGAPRCAGLTLVQLCKKWNTYSQ, encoded by the coding sequence ATGGGTAAGGCGGGAATGTGTGTAAAATTAGAGTTGGCCAATTCAGCTGATGCTCAAGCAATAGACGATTTACTTAACCTTGCTTATCGAGGAGGTAAGGGCTGGACTACTGAATCTGCTTTTGTTGAGGGTAATCGTTCTGTTGTATCGGATGTCAAGCTGTCCATTGAAGCGTCGCTTTTTTTTGTGGTTAAAAATCAGAATGAAATAGTGGGTTGTATCTGTCTAGATCAAAAGGATGGCGATGTTTACATCGGTTCGTTTGCTGTGCATCCGGATCATCAGTCAATTGGGCTTGGTGCGTCCATATTAAAGGCGGCAGAGCGTTATGCTATTGATAGATTGAAGCCTACTAGGTTTATTATGCTAGTGGTTTCAGTACGTACGGAGTTAATTGCTTTCTATACACGTCTGGGATACGAGCAAACGGGTGATACATTGGAATATCCTCTGCATTTGAACGTTGGAGCGCCAAGAT
- a CDS encoding DUF3465 domain-containing protein: MKISFLMLFAIIQCFTALCWANDDTIEALYKNHQSDVQVFGRGSVVKKYYATM; this comes from the coding sequence ATGAAAATAAGCTTCCTAATGTTGTTCGCAATTATTCAATGCTTTACCGCATTGTGCTGGGCCAATGATGACACAATTGAAGCGCTGTATAAAAATCATCAGAGTGATGTTCAGGTATTTGGAAGAGGCTCGGTAGTAAAAAAATATTACGCGACGATGTGA